The Ananas comosus cultivar F153 linkage group 4, ASM154086v1, whole genome shotgun sequence region GTCGGTGCGGGGGGCGTCGCGCGGGCCATGTCGGAGTGCGCGGGGGCAGCGGAGGCGGCGCGGGCGCTGTGGTGCCGCgacggggcggcggcggcgcacctGAAGGTGGTGTCGCTGGGGGCGATACTGGCGGCGAGCGCGGCGGGGGTGGCGGCGCCGGTGGGGCTGGCGCGGGTGTTCGAGGGGCGGCCGGCGTACGGGCGGGCGCTGCTGCTGATAAAGTGCTACGCGGCGGGGGTGATCCTGTCGACGGCGCTCGTCCACGTCCTCCCCGACGCCTTCGCCGCCCTCTCCGATTGCCGcgtcgcctcccgctcccccTGGCGCGACTTCCCCTTCTCCGGCCTCGTCTCCCTCGTCGGCGccctcctcgccctcctcgtCGACCTCTCCGCCACCTCCCACGCCGACGCCTCCCTCTCCCCCAACCCCTCCTCCGCCAACCCCTACGCCCCCATCGACCTCCACCTCCACAAGCTGGACGCCGACTCCACCGCCATCGTCGTCTCCGCCGGATGCCACGGGCTcaacggaggaggaggagcggcggcggcggcggagggggaggaggaggaggagggaggagtgGAGGAGAGGATGGCGAAGCTGAAGCAGAGGATGGTGTCGCAGGTGCTCGAGATCGGGATCATATTCCACTCCGTCATCATCGGGGTCACCATGGGCATGTCGCAGAACGTCTGCGCCATTCGCCCCCTCGTCGTCGCCCTCTGCTTCCACCAAATCTTCGAAGGGATGGGCCTCGGCGGATGCATCGCCCAGGTATTAATTATTTTGCgaatttgagaaaccctagatcgaATTAGGCGCTCTGCttttttgtctctctctctccttttgttttcttatgaaaccctagtttgcCTCAAATGGTCTTATGTcaaaattggatttttattcGTAGTAGTAGTATTGAATAAGTATCAAGTACAAATTAGTTGGATGAGTCGAGATGGTTGGGAATTA contains the following coding sequences:
- the LOC109709735 gene encoding zinc transporter 6, which codes for MSECAGAAEAARALWCRDGAAAAHLKVVSLGAILAASAAGVAAPVGLARVFEGRPAYGRALLLIKCYAAGVILSTALVHVLPDAFAALSDCRVASRSPWRDFPFSGLVSLVGALLALLVDLSATSHADASLSPNPSSANPYAPIDLHLHKLDADSTAIVVSAGCHGLNGGGGAAAAAEGEEEEEGGVEERMAKLKQRMVSQVLEIGIIFHSVIIGVTMGMSQNVCAIRPLVVALCFHQIFEGMGLGGCIAQAGFGLGTVGYMCIMFAVTTPMGIVLGMIIFYLTGYDDSNPNALILEGLLGSLSSGILVYMALVDLIALDFFHNKTMSSSPRLKKASYIALVLGSASMSVLALWA